The following coding sequences lie in one Apium graveolens cultivar Ventura chromosome 3, ASM990537v1, whole genome shotgun sequence genomic window:
- the LOC141712319 gene encoding type IV inositol polyphosphate 5-phosphatase 3-like isoform X2 yields the protein MLLGNLQEIISLNAGNIFGVEDGRPIPKWERIIRETLNKIQPVKTKGKCYSDPPSPSKFERYKDFSHVEDEVLLGSDSDHEQEEIYSSKNELYSKEGSYEPSTATEVLPTAGENLTVLLDEQLSRHFYTPKTLGRGNAEAYIPLQSNKIKKRLSKKEIMGLSWAEPPLDLLAHCNIERTSSLTSQPFKASKTFNTFNFFKSSMNDDGKVQPDTASTSKVDLESLVNWKRRSHYVRIVSKQMVGLFVTIWVRRSLRRHIQNVNVSTVGVGAMGYMGNKGSISVSMSIYQTLFCFICTHLSAGEKQVDAIRRNADVRAIHSRTHFNSFTSIPLPKSIHDHERIIWLGDLNYRINLPYDETRQLISGRDWSALIEGDQLVREFRRGRTFHGWSEGTLNFPPTYKYEMNSNKYCGEDSKVGRRTPAWCDRIISFGKGIKLVSYGTTELRASDHQPVAASYIVEVEVFCPKRLQKALKYTGAEIEDELKLMEYERGVV from the exons ATGTTATTGGGCAA TTTACAGGAGATCATATCATTAAATGCTGGCAATATCTTTGGTGTTGAGGATGGTCGCCCTATCCCAAAATGGGAACGCATCATTCGTGAAACTTTAAACAAAATTCAACCTGTCAAAACAAAGGGTAAATGCTACAGTGATCCTCCTTCTCCCTCAAAATTTGAGCGATATAAAGACTTTTCGCATGTAGAAGATGAAGTATTACTTGGAAGTGATAGTGATCATGAGCAGGAGGAGATATATTCATCTAAGAACGAGTTATATTCTAAAGAAGGTAGTTATGAACCGAGTACAGCGACGGAGGTGCTTCCGACTGCTGGTGAAAATTTAACTGTACTACTCGATGAACAGTTATCAAGACACTTTTATACTCCAAAAACATTGGGTCGAGGAAATGCAGAAGCATATATTCCCTTGCAGagtaataaaataaagaaaagacTCAGTAAGAAAGAAATTATGGGTTTAAGCTGGGCTGAGCCACCATTAGATCTTTTAGCTCATTGTAATATAGAAAGGACTAGTTCGCTTACTTCCCAGCCTTTCAAAGCTTCCAAAACTTTTAAcacatttaatttttttaaatcatcTATGAATGATGATGGTAAAGTGCAGCCAGATACTGCTTCTACCTCCAAAGTTGACCTTGAATCACTTGTGAACTGGAAAAGAAGGTCCCATTATGTAAGGATAGTAAGTAAACAAATGGTCGGTCTTTTTGTCACTATATGGGTCCGCCGAAGTTTGCGAAGGCATATCCAAAATGTAAATGTGTCTACAGTTGGCGTTGGTGCTATGGGTTACATGGGAAACAAG GGATCAATATCAGTTAGCATGTCTATATACCAAACTCTTTTCTGTTTCATATGCACTCACCTTTCAGCCGGTGAAAAACAAGTTGATGCAATAAGAAGAAATGCCGATGTTCGTGCAATACATTCTAGAACTCATTTTAATTCCTTTACAAGCATTCCACTTCCCAAAAGTATCCATGATCATGA GAGAATAATATGGCTAGGTGATCTCAATTATCGCATAAATTTGCCTTACGATGAAACAAGACAGCTTATCTCCGGAAGGGACTGGTCTGCGCTGATCGAAGGTGACCAG CTTGTTCGAGAGTTTAGAAGAGGTAGAACATTTCATGGATGGTCCGAAGGCACTTTAAACTTTCCGCCAACTTACAAGTATGAAATGAACTCAAACAAGTATTGTGGAGAAGATTCAAAAGTCGGTAGACGAACTCCAGCATG GTGTGACCGCATTATATCATTTGGGAAGGGAATAAAACTTGTAAGCTACGGTACAACTGAGCTCCGGGCCTCTGATCACCAACCAGTAGCTGCATCTTATATTGTAGAGGTCGAAGTTTTTTgtcctaagaggctgcagaaagCCCTTAAATATACTGGTGCAGAAATTGAAGATGAACTAAAACTTATGGAGTATGAACGGGGAGTGGTATAG